The nucleotide window CACAAATATAAATAGGATCTTTTAGCGGTGCTTGTTGTATTAATTCTACTTCTGCACCAGGCAAACAACCCATTTCTAATAATTTTAAAGGTATTACATCTAGAGACTCTTCAGAAATATATCCTATTTCACCAATACGTAAAGTGGCTATTGTGTTCAAATTTTTTAATTTGGTTAGCAAAGATAATACTTTAGAATGATTCTAAACAAGTTATTTGCGTTCATATTCTTCTTTTAACAAAACCATATCGTCTTTCAACTTTTGCATGTCTTCTTTGTTAGTTCCATCATAATAACCACGTATGCGTCTTTCTTTATCTATTAAGACAAATTGCTCTGTATGTATAAAGTCATCCTCACCTCCATCACCATCTTCAATAACAGCAAAATAACTTTTTCTGGCTAGGTCATAAATGTGTTTTTTAGCACCTGTGGTTACATTCCATTTACCATCAATAACCCCCTTATTTTTAGCATACTCTTTTAATACAGGAACACTATCCATAACTGGAGTAACAGAATGACTTAGAAACATAATATCATTATCATCTTTATAATATTCTTGAAGCTCGTTCATATTATAAGCCATAGCTACACAGATATTGGTGCATCTTGTAAAAAAGAAATCAGCAATGTAAATTTTATCTTTATAGTTTTTCTGAGTTATGGTTTCGCCATTTTGATTTATTAACTCAAAATTTGCAATGGTATGATCTTTTGTAATATGCTTAATAGATTCATGCACCAAACTTGGGTTTACATCTGAAGGACTATATACTTTTAACTTCTTATCTACTTTTAACAAGTGATAAAATACAGGTACAGTTACTGCTGAAAAAACAACTAAAAATATTAGTGTAGCCTTACTTTTCTTAAAAAATTTTACATCCATAAAAAGCGTCTATTTTGCAAATTTACGGCTTAATAAAATGCTATAAAAGCGGTCTCATCTTTATTAAACCTAAAAGAGTGTTAATTTACTTTATCAACATTTAACTTTACTTTTTAAACTCTCTTTAATAATGTACCTTTGTTGGTTATACAAACAAGCGTTATTACTGAATGGAAATATTAATTAAAGCATCACAATTTATTTTAAGTTTATCTTTATTAATTGTTTTGCACGAATTAGGGCACTTTATCCCTGCAAAATTGTTTAAAACAAGAGTAGAAAAATTCTATTTATTCTTCGATTATAAGTTTTCTCTTTTAAAGAAAAAAGTTGGTGAAACTGTTTATGGCATTGGTTGGATTCCTTTAGGAGGTTATGTAAAAATTTCTGGAATGATTGATGAAAGCATGGATACTGAGCAAATGAAACAACCTGCTCAGCCTTGGGAGTTTAGATCAAAACCAGCTTGGCAGCGTTTAATTATTATGTTGGGTGGAGTTTTTGTAAACTTTGTGCTTGGTATTTTTATCTACATTATGTTAATGTATTCTTATGGAGAACGGTATTTACCAAATGATAATTTAAAAGATGGTGTTTGGGTACAAGATTCATTAGCTATGAATTTAGGATTACAAACAGGTGATAAAATATTATCTGTAGACGGACAAAAAGTAAAGAAGTTCTCTGGTCTTTCTTTAGAATTTATTAATGGTAATAATTTTGAAATTGAAAGAGAAGGCAAAATAATTGACAAGAAAATTCCTACTGATTTTATTTCTCAATTAATGGATAGAGGAAAAGATGCTGGCCCATTTATATATCCTCGTTTTCCTTTTGTAATTGGTAAAATCTCTGAAGACTCACCAAATGTTGGTTCTGCTTTACAAGAAAAAGACATTGTTACCAGCGTAAATGGAACTCTTTTAAAGTATTATGATGAAGCTGAAAATGTATTATCAAAATACAAAGGTCAAGAGGTTACTGCAACAGTAATAAGAGAAAAACAAGAAAAAGAAATTACGCTTAAAATCACAAATGAAGGTAAATTAGGGGTTGTTTTTACAACACTGCCTTTATCAGATTTAGAGAAATTAGGGTATTATGACCTAGCCAATATAGAATATAGTTTTGCTGAAGCTATACCTGCAGGTTGGAATAAATCTTGGAAAACTTTAACAGATTATGTAAAACAATTAAAAAAGATTTTTAACCCAAGTACAGGAGCTTACAAAGGCTTAGGAGGATTTATTTCTATTGGAAGTATTTTTCCTGATGAATGGAGTGCAGAATCTTTCTGGAATATAACTGCTTTCTTATCTATTATGTTAGGGTTCATGAACTTATTACCTATACCTGCTTTAGATGGTGGTCATGTAGTGTTTACACTTTGGGAAATGATTACAGGAAAAAAACCAGGAGATAAATTCTTAGAATATGCGCAATTAGTAGGTTTTGTTTTACTTATTGCACTTTTATTATTTGCAAATGGGAATGATATATTTAGACTTTTAAAATAATATTACAACACATATATTAAAAAAGCCTCGCAAACTGCGAGGCTTTTTTTTTTAAACTCTTAGAGACCTATTAATAAAAGAAAAGTACGTGTAATTTGTATTACACTTATCACAAGCGTAACTTTTTGTGCCTGGAATTAACTTTACTGTTAGTTTTCGCCTCATTCTGTGCCTAGACACAGATTTACATCTTGGACAGGCTTTCATTGATTTGGTAATTTTAGTTAGCGTTAACCAAATGTACTAAAAATCAGATAGATATAGCTATAATTCTTAAATTATTAAATTATTTAGAAATTGCTTTCTCATTTTTCCAATCAATCCACTTTTGACCTTTTACTCTTCTCATGATAGTATCTATAGTTCTCATAATAAAAACATTATACAGAGCTTTTCCTAAATTTTTTGGATTTCTAGCAATTGCTCTTAGACTCATAGAAAAACCTGGAGTAATATATTTCATGTAATGCCAATAACCTTCAGGCATATACAATACTTGGCCATGCTCTAAATAAGTAGTATATCCTTTGGCTTTTTTAAGATTTGGCCATTTCTCAAAATCGGGATTCGAAAAATTAATATCTTCTCTTGTAATTAACGAGTATGGTATTTTATATAAGTGCTTATTTTGCTTTTGATCAAAGAGAATTACTTCCTTTTTACCTTCAAAATGAAAGTGAAAAATATTAGCTAAATCAATATCATAATGCATAAATGTATAAGAATCTGTACCTCCAAAAAATAACATTGGTAGTCCTTTCATTAACCGCAAACCAAAATCAGGAAACTTGTAATCCTTTTGTAATACAGGCACCTCTTTTAACACATTCCATAAAAATATTCTAAATTTTGTAGGCTTACTTTTAAGTAAATCTACATATTCAGACATTTTCATTTTTGCATGTGGCTCATTAAAACCGTCTTTAAAATCTACAGGTCTGTCATCATATAAAGGCACAATTTTATCACCAGCAACCTCTTTCATATAGTCTAAAGACCACTTAGAAAAAGCTGGCCAATCTTCAATAAATCTTTCTATCACCACTGGTTTTTGTGGCTTAAAATAATTTTTAAGAAAGTCTTCTTTTGTTATTGTTTGTACTCTATCTATTTGAGATAAGTTTAAACTCATACTTCATTTAATTGATTTGCAAAGTTAAGAAATCGTTAGGAAAAGTTTATAAAGAAAAATAGACCATTAACTTTTAATAAAGTTGATGGTCTATATTATGTTTTACTAATTAAACTAAATTTAGAAATTATAACGCAATCCAAATAAAATATTACTTGGAGGCATTGGCACAAAGCCACTTTCTATATATTCAGCATCAAAAATATTATTTGCTGTAATTGTAAAGCTTACTTTGTTTACATCTAAAATAATTGAAGCGTCCCAAACATTGTAACTCTGACCTGTAGTTCTTTCTGCATGCTTGTACATGATATTTTGTCTCACATTCTTGAAGAAAGAAGTAGATAGTTGTGTGATAAATTGATGTCTTAACGTATTTAATGAATAACGAGATAAATCTGTATTCTGATCTATAATATCATCCTCTAAATAAGAATAACCCACTTTTAAACTTTGATTAAAATCATTTAATTTAAATAAATAAGTGGCATCAAACTCTAAACCTTTTGTATTTACTTCTGCAATATTGGTAGCTGTAAATACACCTGTTGCAGTATCTGGCCTTATATAATCTATTAAATTATCTGAATCTCTATTAAAAACTGCAAATGATGCAAAAAAGTTACTGCTATTAAACTTTACACCTACTTCTTGAGCAAATGCACTTTCTGGTTCTAAATCTGGATTACCTGAAGTTGCAGGATCTGAATAATACAAATCTGTATAAGTTGGCACTCTATACGTATATCCTACATTACCATAAGCTTTGAAATTATCTGAAAGTTGAATTCCTAAATCTAAACCAGGAAAAGCGTTGAAATCAAAATCTGAAAAATAAGTTACAGCAACTCCTGGAGTTACATCTATATTATCTCCAATTTTAAACCTGTGTTCTAAAAAGAAATTAGCTAAAGTTCTGTTTCTATCTCCTAAATTATTACTACTTATAGAAAAACGAGAAACATCTATTCCAAAACCAGTAATACCTAAGCTAGATGTATAAGAAACATTTGTTTCTACACCTATTTTATTAGTAATGTGTAAATTTCTAAAAAAATCTGGATCATCTCTTTTTAATAAAAATATATCTTGACCTCTTCTCCAATAAATTCTAGGTTTAATTTTAAAATTACCTGTATTGAAAGTTGTAGAAAAACCAACTAAACTATTTTGAGTTTCTTCATACTCATTCCAAGCAGGATTAGTCGTATAAAAATTTTCTGCACCGAATTTCTTATCGAAAAAAGTAGCAATCATTTCAATTGGCTGTTTGTTTTTATTAAAAACACCCTTTAGAAAATAATTGTAGTTGTTATAATCTGAGTTATTTCTGTAACCATCAGAAGTTAAAGCACCAACATGTGCAATAAAAGACGAATTCTTAAACTCTTTACCCACAGTTATAGAACCATTTAATTGCCCAAAAGAACCTGCTTCTACATTTGCAGAAACTGTGTTTTCTAAATCCTTTTTAGTAACAATATTAATAGCACCTGTAAATGCATTCTGCCCAAAAACTCTGGCAGCAGGTCCTTTAATAATTTCTATTCTCTCTATAACTTCTATTGGTAAAGCAGCATTCATAGTATGATGCCCAGTTTGTGCATCATCCATCTTAATACCATCAATTAACAATAAGGTTTGATCAAAACCACCACCTCTAATGTATAAATCTGCTTGGCTACCTGCAGTACCTCTTCTTCTAATATCTACACCTGCTACTAATTGTAAAAGATCTGCAACATTGGTTGCTGCACTATTTGCAATATCTTTACTTGTAACAATGTTTATGGTTCTAGAGTTTTCTTTAAAAGGTAAATCTATTCTAGTTGATGTTATTACAACTTCCTTTAAAGTATCATTTTGTACAGTATTCGATTGTGCCTTTATAGTTGTAACACTTAATAGCACTGCAATTAATAATGTAATTTTAATTTTCATAAATAGTGATTTAAATAGACTGCAAAAGTCGTAACTTTATAAGCGCAAAAAATAGTCCGGTTTTTAAATGGCAAGTAGTCCACTTTTATCAATAATTCAAAAAAACATCAATTTTGATAAATTTAAAACGCAAGCAGTTTACATTCAGGCTGCTCAAAATTTTATTGGCCTATTTCAAAGAAAAATCATTCTAGAAAAAACAAAATTACCAGGAACAAGAGCACTAGCTAAAACTTTAGAAATACACAGAAACACTGCTGTTGCCATTTATGATGAGTTAGCTTCACAAGGCTGGGTAGACATAAAACCTAATAAAGGAACGTTTGTATCTGTTAGAAAAACATCTTCTAATAACAAAAAGAGTAAGACCAATTTTTCTACAAAATCTACGATTTCTGAAAGTACTGGATTCCATTTTCAAAAATCGTTTCATTTAGCATCAACAGTGCAATCTACAGAAGCAAAATACTCTGTAAATGATGGTAAGCCAGACTTACGTTTGCATCCTGTAAATCAATTTACGAGATGGTATAGTGCAGCCATGAAGCGCAAAACTTTAATTCAAAAATGGAACAGACCACAAGAGGCTTCTCTTTCTATGTTTCAAACACAACTATGTAATTACTTAAATGCTACAAGAGGTTTACATGTAAGTCCAAAAAATTTAATTAGCACTAGAAGTACTGAAATGAGTTTGTACATTGTGTCTCAGCTTCTTATTCAAAAAGATGATGTTGTTTTGGTAGGCAATTTAAGTAATTATGCATCAAACATGATTTTTCAGCAAGTAGGTGCACAGCTTATTACGATACCAGTTGATGAGGAAGGTTTAGATGTAGAGTTTATCAGAAAAAATTTTATTAAAAGTAGCATTAGGTGTGTTTATGTTTGTGCTCACAGAGATTACCCAACAACCACTACCTTAAGCTCTGAAAGAAGAAAAGCTTTATTAAAATTAGCCAAAGAATTTGGATTTGCTATTATTGAAGATGATTTTGATTATGATTTTCAATTTGATGGTCCACCCTCTTTACCAATGGCAAATTCAGACGAAAATGGAATGGTAATTTACTTGGGTAAACTTGGCCAATCTTTGTTTCCTAGCTTTCAAACAGGCTTTGTAATTGCTCCAGAAAATTTAATTCAGGAAGCTAAAAACTATCTTTATTTATTAGATGAACAAGGAGATCTTATACAGCAACAAATGCTATCTGAACTTATTAATGAAGGTGAAATTTATAGAATGATGCAAAAAAATATTGTAATCTATAAGGAACGTAGAGATTATTTACATCAACTACTTACTCATAAATTTAAGAAAATTGCTACTTGGAAAATTCCTGATGGTGGACTTGCAATTTGGTTAACTTTTACACCAACAATTTCTCTTGTAAAATTGGCTGAGCAAGCAGAACAAAACAATTTATTTTTACCTAAAACTATCCTCTATCAGAATAAAAGTACATGTGCTATTCGCTTTGGCTTTGGACATTTAAACAAAGAAGAATTAGAAATTGTCATCTTAAAATTAAAAGAAGCTTATAAAAATGTAGTAGGGAATATTTTAGTTGATTAAACACTAAAAAATTAAAAGAAAAGTTTTAATTTGCGTTTATGCAAGCTACAGATCATCTTACCTTTTTTAAACCAGAACAATCTTTACACGAAGGTGCTTTACTTATTGATACAGGAATATCTGCAGGTTTCCCTTCAACAACAGAAGATATTGTTGGTGAAAAGATTTCTTTAGATGATACACTTGTTAGAAACAAAGACACCACTTTTTATGCAAAAGTAAGAGGCCAATCTATGATTAACGCTGGTTTAAATCATGATGATTTACTAGTTATTGATAGAAGTTTAGAACCTGCAGACAAAAAAATTGCAGTTTGTTATATTGATGGCGAGTTTACTGTAAAGCGTTTACGTGTTCAAAACAATGAAATCTGGCTTCAACCAGAAAATCCTAATTACCCAATTATAAACATTACTGAAGACAATGATTTTATGATTTGGGGCATTGTAACCAACGTTATTAAAAAGGTTTAATTTACCGTTTTAAAATATTTTATTATTGTTTTTCGATAATTTTTATATATTTGCATTGTTATAATGTATGAAATGAAAACAACTAATAAATTAAAAATAGCATCTTACTTTTTAAAATTTTTAATGAGCATTCAAATAATTATATGTCTAGGTCTCATTTTTGTCTATTTCCATTCTATGACTGCTCCTGAAAATTATAATAGTTTAACGATTAACACAAATAGAGATCTCATCTTTAATTTTGATGTAAATGAAATCCCTAAAACATATGATGATTGGAAAGAAACAAATCAGCTTTATCATTTTAATTTATTAAATAATTATTCTAAAGCTTATGTTATTTGGTCTAAGGTGATAATGTTTACAGGTTTCTTCTTTATACTTTTCCTTTTAAACAAATTATTGAAAAACACTGAAAGTTTTAACTTCTTTTTTGAAAAAAATATTAAAATTATAAATAATATTATTTATTTAATTATAACCTTATTTATTTTAAATTTCCTTCTAAAAGGATTCACAATAAAACCTTTATTAATGGCTTTTGATAATAACACATCGCATTTTTTAACGAAAAGAAGTGCCTCTTTAAATTTTGTATTTTATTATCCTTTAGCAATAATATTCTTTTCTATTTTAAAAGTAGTTTTCAAACGAGGACAAGAATTAAAACAAGAAAACGATTTAACAATATAATATGGCAATTATTGTAAATTTAGATGTAATGCTTGCCAAACGCAAAATGCGAAGTAAGGAGTTGGCTGAAACAATAGGTATTACTACTGCAAATTTATCTGTTTTAAAGTCTGGTAAAGCTAAGGCTGTACGTTTTTCCACTCTAGAAGCGATTTGTAAAGCGTTAGATTGTCAGCCAGCAGATATTTTAAATTATCAAGAAGATTAAAACATAAAAAAACTCCGAATTTTCATTCGGAGTTTTTAACTAATTTTAATAGTAATCTATCTATTTTTAGGCTCATCCATGTTCATGTACATGAAATCTGCATCTGTATTTTCTTCACCTAGTAAATACTTACTAAAGTGATCTGCTCTTAGCCAAAAAGAGTATTCTGTCATTCTTCCAAAACCATGTCTTTGGCCTGGCATTATCATAAATTTAAAACGTTTTTTAGCTTTAATTAATTCATTTGCCATTCTAATAGTTCCTGCAGGATGTACGTTATTATCCATATCTCCATGAATCAACATTAAGTGTCCTTTTAAATTTTTAGCTAAAGATTGGTTATCGTCAATTTTGTATTTATGAGAAACTTTACCCTTTTCATCTATTTCTTCTTTTACTCCATGATGAGTTTCACTCCACCAAGAATTGTATACGTTATTATCATGATTTCCTGCAGAAGAAACTGCTGCTTTAAAGAAATCTGGATACACTAACATTGCAGCTGTAGACATAAAACCACCTCCTGAATGACCATAAATACCAACTTTTTCGATATCTATATAATCATGTCTGTTAGCCAATTGCTGTGCAACATATTTTTTATCAGCCAAACCATAATCACGTAAATTACCATAACCATAATTATGATACCATTTAGATCTGTCTGGATGACCTCCTCTATTACCCAATGTAATCACTACAAAACCAACTTGAGCCATTCTGTCTAAACGATCCATTCTATAAGAAAAAGATTTGTTTACGGCTTCTGTTTGTGGGCCAGGATAAACGTATTCTAATAACGGATATACTTTTGTAGTATCCATATCAAAAGGCTTATACATTACACCATAAATATCTGTAATACCATCATCTGCTTTTACTTTAAAAGGTTCAGGAAATTTATAACCCGAAGCAAATAATTGTGATAAATCTGCTGTTTCTAAATCCATTACTTTACGTCCATTAGAATCTCTAACTTCAGATTTTGGTACAGTATTTACTCTTGAGTAATTACTAACAAAGTATTGATTTGAATCTGACATGCTTGTACGTTTTGTAAAGTTACCAGGATCTAAAGTTCTCATTCCAGAACCATTTAAATTGATTTTATACGTATGTAAATAATAAGGATCTTGTTCTTTGTTTACACCATTTGCAGTAAAAAATAATGTTCTGCTTTTTTCATCTAAACCTGCAAAACCATCTACATGATAATCACCTTCTGTAATTTGGTTTTTTAAATTACCATCTGCATCATACAAATAAAAATGCGCCCAACCATCTCTTTCTGCCCAATGTAACATCTCTGTTTCATTGTTGAATAAAACTAATGGTCTAGACTCAATGTATGTATTAAATCTTTCTTCAATTAAAGTCTTGTACTCTCCTGTATTTAAATCTGCAACATTAATATCGTACTTTTTACGATCTCTAGAAATTACACTAAAGTATAATTTGCCTTTTTTAGATAATAATAAAGATGGTGTAAACTCATCATCTCTTTGAGATTGTTTTCTTGGTGCTCTAAATACATTTAAACTTTGTTGACGAGTGGAATCTAAAGGAACTGTAATATGAGTTTTAGTTGGAATATCAAAAATCATTAATTGTGATTTGTAATATTCTTGTTCACCTGGCATATGATATTTATATGTTTCTAGAGTAGGTCTTTTTTTACCTGTAGAATTTATTACCCATAAATCTTTAATATGTCTAGAATCTGA belongs to Polaribacter dokdonensis and includes:
- a CDS encoding FeoA family protein; the protein is MNTIATLRIGEIGYISEESLDVIPLKLLEMGCLPGAEVELIQQAPLKDPIYICVNGSHLAIRKETAAIIQILKSEI
- a CDS encoding SCO family protein, which codes for MDVKFFKKSKATLIFLVVFSAVTVPVFYHLLKVDKKLKVYSPSDVNPSLVHESIKHITKDHTIANFELINQNGETITQKNYKDKIYIADFFFTRCTNICVAMAYNMNELQEYYKDDNDIMFLSHSVTPVMDSVPVLKEYAKNKGVIDGKWNVTTGAKKHIYDLARKSYFAVIEDGDGGEDDFIHTEQFVLIDKERRIRGYYDGTNKEDMQKLKDDMVLLKEEYERK
- the rseP gene encoding RIP metalloprotease RseP — encoded protein: MEILIKASQFILSLSLLIVLHELGHFIPAKLFKTRVEKFYLFFDYKFSLLKKKVGETVYGIGWIPLGGYVKISGMIDESMDTEQMKQPAQPWEFRSKPAWQRLIIMLGGVFVNFVLGIFIYIMLMYSYGERYLPNDNLKDGVWVQDSLAMNLGLQTGDKILSVDGQKVKKFSGLSLEFINGNNFEIEREGKIIDKKIPTDFISQLMDRGKDAGPFIYPRFPFVIGKISEDSPNVGSALQEKDIVTSVNGTLLKYYDEAENVLSKYKGQEVTATVIREKQEKEITLKITNEGKLGVVFTTLPLSDLEKLGYYDLANIEYSFAEAIPAGWNKSWKTLTDYVKQLKKIFNPSTGAYKGLGGFISIGSIFPDEWSAESFWNITAFLSIMLGFMNLLPIPALDGGHVVFTLWEMITGKKPGDKFLEYAQLVGFVLLIALLLFANGNDIFRLLK
- a CDS encoding cupin-like domain-containing protein, with product MSLNLSQIDRVQTITKEDFLKNYFKPQKPVVIERFIEDWPAFSKWSLDYMKEVAGDKIVPLYDDRPVDFKDGFNEPHAKMKMSEYVDLLKSKPTKFRIFLWNVLKEVPVLQKDYKFPDFGLRLMKGLPMLFFGGTDSYTFMHYDIDLANIFHFHFEGKKEVILFDQKQNKHLYKIPYSLITREDINFSNPDFEKWPNLKKAKGYTTYLEHGQVLYMPEGYWHYMKYITPGFSMSLRAIARNPKNLGKALYNVFIMRTIDTIMRRVKGQKWIDWKNEKAISK
- a CDS encoding TonB-dependent receptor plug domain-containing protein translates to MKIKITLLIAVLLSVTTIKAQSNTVQNDTLKEVVITSTRIDLPFKENSRTINIVTSKDIANSAATNVADLLQLVAGVDIRRRGTAGSQADLYIRGGGFDQTLLLIDGIKMDDAQTGHHTMNAALPIEVIERIEIIKGPAARVFGQNAFTGAINIVTKKDLENTVSANVEAGSFGQLNGSITVGKEFKNSSFIAHVGALTSDGYRNNSDYNNYNYFLKGVFNKNKQPIEMIATFFDKKFGAENFYTTNPAWNEYEETQNSLVGFSTTFNTGNFKIKPRIYWRRGQDIFLLKRDDPDFFRNLHITNKIGVETNVSYTSSLGITGFGIDVSRFSISSNNLGDRNRTLANFFLEHRFKIGDNIDVTPGVAVTYFSDFDFNAFPGLDLGIQLSDNFKAYGNVGYTYRVPTYTDLYYSDPATSGNPDLEPESAFAQEVGVKFNSSNFFASFAVFNRDSDNLIDYIRPDTATGVFTATNIAEVNTKGLEFDATYLFKLNDFNQSLKVGYSYLEDDIIDQNTDLSRYSLNTLRHQFITQLSTSFFKNVRQNIMYKHAERTTGQSYNVWDASIILDVNKVSFTITANNIFDAEYIESGFVPMPPSNILFGLRYNF
- a CDS encoding PLP-dependent aminotransferase family protein; this encodes MASSPLLSIIQKNINFDKFKTQAVYIQAAQNFIGLFQRKIILEKTKLPGTRALAKTLEIHRNTAVAIYDELASQGWVDIKPNKGTFVSVRKTSSNNKKSKTNFSTKSTISESTGFHFQKSFHLASTVQSTEAKYSVNDGKPDLRLHPVNQFTRWYSAAMKRKTLIQKWNRPQEASLSMFQTQLCNYLNATRGLHVSPKNLISTRSTEMSLYIVSQLLIQKDDVVLVGNLSNYASNMIFQQVGAQLITIPVDEEGLDVEFIRKNFIKSSIRCVYVCAHRDYPTTTTLSSERRKALLKLAKEFGFAIIEDDFDYDFQFDGPPSLPMANSDENGMVIYLGKLGQSLFPSFQTGFVIAPENLIQEAKNYLYLLDEQGDLIQQQMLSELINEGEIYRMMQKNIVIYKERRDYLHQLLTHKFKKIATWKIPDGGLAIWLTFTPTISLVKLAEQAEQNNLFLPKTILYQNKSTCAIRFGFGHLNKEELEIVILKLKEAYKNVVGNILVD
- a CDS encoding LexA family protein; translation: MQATDHLTFFKPEQSLHEGALLIDTGISAGFPSTTEDIVGEKISLDDTLVRNKDTTFYAKVRGQSMINAGLNHDDLLVIDRSLEPADKKIAVCYIDGEFTVKRLRVQNNEIWLQPENPNYPIINITEDNDFMIWGIVTNVIKKV
- a CDS encoding DUF2975 domain-containing protein; protein product: MTAPENYNSLTINTNRDLIFNFDVNEIPKTYDDWKETNQLYHFNLLNNYSKAYVIWSKVIMFTGFFFILFLLNKLLKNTESFNFFFEKNIKIINNIIYLIITLFILNFLLKGFTIKPLLMAFDNNTSHFLTKRSASLNFVFYYPLAIIFFSILKVVFKRGQELKQENDLTI
- a CDS encoding helix-turn-helix domain-containing protein, producing MAIIVNLDVMLAKRKMRSKELAETIGITTANLSVLKSGKAKAVRFSTLEAICKALDCQPADILNYQED
- a CDS encoding S9 family peptidase, which produces MKKITLFFVFLFAIVTVSAQETPKPNYRQAAKYSPKNLAKMVHSTSVSPHWLKKGNRFWYAYKTSEGSNHYIVDVDKKTKKPLFDNVKMAKWLTEITKDPYDAKHLPRFNFKFNEAENAIRFRVTSTEEVEVIDEDKKEEKKDSTSTKKARKKKPKMEKKTYHLEYKLGSNGLTIIDTKKPEKKPWQRWANIAPDSSIVLYGKNHNIYWMDKVNFKKFIKDEKDTTVVENQWTTDGEENYGYTWGGRGQDNEDVEKNKDKRKGVWGTWSHDSKKFVFEKSDSRHIKDLWVINSTGKKRPTLETYKYHMPGEQEYYKSQLMIFDIPTKTHITVPLDSTRQQSLNVFRAPRKQSQRDDEFTPSLLLSKKGKLYFSVISRDRKKYDINVADLNTGEYKTLIEERFNTYIESRPLVLFNNETEMLHWAERDGWAHFYLYDADGNLKNQITEGDYHVDGFAGLDEKSRTLFFTANGVNKEQDPYYLHTYKINLNGSGMRTLDPGNFTKRTSMSDSNQYFVSNYSRVNTVPKSEVRDSNGRKVMDLETADLSQLFASGYKFPEPFKVKADDGITDIYGVMYKPFDMDTTKVYPLLEYVYPGPQTEAVNKSFSYRMDRLDRMAQVGFVVITLGNRGGHPDRSKWYHNYGYGNLRDYGLADKKYVAQQLANRHDYIDIEKVGIYGHSGGGFMSTAAMLVYPDFFKAAVSSAGNHDNNVYNSWWSETHHGVKEEIDEKGKVSHKYKIDDNQSLAKNLKGHLMLIHGDMDNNVHPAGTIRMANELIKAKKRFKFMIMPGQRHGFGRMTEYSFWLRADHFSKYLLGEENTDADFMYMNMDEPKNR